TTTTGCACTGGTGTATACACTCTTAGATAGTATACATAAGTATGTGTTCATGAATCGTTTTCTAGGAGATGGTTTTCAGTGCATAACCAGCAAGGCTGCTGCTGTGCTTTATTTTACTATCTTGTTTGAGGGATGTTTTATAACAGCTGGAAGCTAGGGGGTAAAGGTTATGCTTGCATGAATTCATGAGATGTCTACAGGTCGCTCAATAGTCAATAATTCGTGGGAACTTTCATTTTATTTGCAGAGTTACGTTGCAGATAAATATTTGCATTTGCATTACCATAGAATTTGGAATACCTGGAGGCACATGATGAAGCATATATTAATATCGCCGATGTTTTTCATTGACTATATTTCCTTAGATTGAGTGAATTGAAGGAACGTGACTTTATGGAGTGTAGATATTCTGGGCTCCAGTTTTTATTTGCAATGCTGTTATTGTCTCTGTTGTATTCTTCCTTTGTTTAATATATATCCAATTATATATGGAAGATGAAGTATTCCTGTATACTTGCCTTGATCACTATTGTTATCATGAGTGATGTCTTATCCTGTTCTTACATTCTAGGTTTGGTCTATGGGAGGCTGCTCGGCATCTCATCAAACACATTGAAGACTGATATCATCAATTTGTTTGAAGGATGCAAGTTGACATTGGATGACATTAAGGTTGATTACGACAGGGCATATAACCCAATGGCAATGTAATTATCTTGTTTTGTGAAGCATGTAGTTTATGGTTATTTTACTGTGTTCACTTCAGATCTTTCTTGTTCCTTCATTATTATAACTCATAGTTGATGTATGGTGTGCAACAACTTTTGAAGTGTTTTTTTTGGGTTGCCCATCAATTGATTACACCATTAAGAAACACGACATTCTTACGGAAAATGGTGACCAAACCTATTCAACTGTTTTGTGAGAAGTGGACTGTTATTTGCCTCTATTCTTCTTTCTAGCTCCAATGTGTTACTTAAACGTATTCCTCAAAGGCTGTAGTGCTGTACTGATCtcaaatttaaaaaatcaattttgagttgTAACTTTGATGTTCGTCTGTCCCAGGCTGGTGCAATTCAGCTCTATGTCTCATTTTGGTTCTGCCATCCGAGAGCTTACTAGGAAGAGCCGACCCTTCAGATTGGAGAAGGTAAAAAAATTTAGGTTTCTTCCCATTAAGTTGTTCTGTGTGCGGTTTTATGTAGTTATGTTGGTTTGTTCAATTTCAGGTAGTAGATCATCAAAAATGGGATTCTGTAACACCTCATAATGGAAGATATGTAAGTAGTACTACTTTTCAGTTTTCAAAACTCTAAAGGCTGTTATGTTTTATTGTCTTGAATGTTGTGAGTCGAAAGGTGTTCAAGTGCTTATAGAAGACACGATCTTATTCGAATGAGAATCGTGCAGAACATGATTTAACCCACTTGTCCTGTGAGGAAGTTGGGACTTTAGCAATCTGAGTATTGTCTTTGCCTCTTTGGATCTACGTGCTTATTGAATTTGAATTGAACTCTTGTTATTTATTCAAACCACTTGCAGAAAAGCTATTTACTGCCTTCCGTTAACGGTAGATAAACACTGTTACCCCCATTTAATAATTTCTGGTTCCTGTTGTTTAGCTATTGGTGAATTTTCCTTTCTCGATTCTCTGGCTAAATGTGTTTTCCTTCAAGTTATTGTTATAATATTGCGTGTCAGTACTTTTCGTGTAATGTTTATTCTGGTTAATGTTTTGAGACTTCTATGCTCTGCTAGTCTTTGGAAGGATGCACTAAACTGAGGGACTTTTTTTGTTGCTCGTTTTTTTTATCATTTGTTGAAAATGGATCTCATATTGGAAATTTTATTTAGAACTTAGAAGCACATCCACATGACTGAAGTTTTCGATTAGATTGCTGGAAATGGTTGGTATATGTTTGGAACTGCCCGAACCCTTCGaatcaacaaaaagaaaaagaaacagaaAAGTCTGTTATCAGAACCCCTTGACATACCAGACTCATTTCCACCATTGCCTCCCTTTCCCTGTGCTTCTTCCCAGTTACTGCCTCTTCTCCACCTCCCTTCTCCAACAATCGACACTCCTCCCCCTCCCATGATGACCTTCTCTCCTTCCCCCACAATTCTTCGTTTTGTGCTCTCGTCATCCACTCATCCTCACTACTTCCTCCTGCTTCTTATCTCCCTTAGCCTCTCCTCCTGCCACGGAACccagcaataataataataaaacacgAGAAATCATACTTTCCGATCTTCAACCTATTACTCCTACAAGTTGCTTTTAATACAACAGAGTTACATACAAATTTTGGTGGTGAAAACTCAACAACCCAAGTATGTTTTAGAGAGGGAGGGAAGAATGGTAATTTGGTCAACTGAACAGGAAACATTTGAAATCAAGTATTATTTTGTACTTCCGAGGCATCATCGTTTCCAAAACCATGGTTTTGATCTTTTATCTCATAATTGGTATTTGTTACCAGATGGTAATTTGGTTAGGTTCGAGTACAGTTGAACTAATATAGTACGAAGAACAAGATTTGCTTTGTTTTGCTTGTTCAATGAACTAATGACCCGTTTGGTAGGTTGTAATAAATGGTGGTAATGTCAATgtgaatgaatttatattgtaaAATTGTGAGAAAACTCATATACCAATGCCCAAGGTAATGCTAATTCACCTAAAGTATCTCATTTTCTTCATAAATCTTCATTATCATCCTTTACCACTTGGATGGTGGTATTGGGCGGGAATGAAAATCTATGAAGAAAAATACAATCTAGGGATGAGATTGCATTACCATGGACTCAGATTCATTTCCATCTGCAATTTATTGGCGGCTACCAAAAGGATCATAAGTGCGCATAGTACTTCAGATTTGAAAAGTATGCTTGCCTTGGAATGGATTTAGACTTTGACCTTCTTATATGGCCTGTGGAGAACCAACCTTGGGTTGTTGAAATCCTAACTGACTACAGATGTGCAATTTGATGCTTCTACATAATTTAGTTTCAAGAGTGGAATGAGTTATTACACTAAGGAGTTGACATCCTCTTTTCATCACTTAATTTTATTAGTAGCATGTTAGAAAATCTTATGATAAACCATTGCTGTATTAGGAAAGATGACTAAATAGTTCCAGCAGTAGATTATATTATATTGAAATACTGTATCCTTTCTGCTGGCGTCTATCTTCTGTGACACAAATTGCTCTCATTTTCTGCCATTCAGGTATTATTTACAGGAATACCCCGCAATGCACTTTTGGAGGATGTGGAACGCTTTCTGTGTGGCTGTAACTATGAAGCTTCCTCCCTTGACTTATTTTTTACTAGGTCAGAAATTAATCATATCATATGCACAAGGCAGCTTGAAattgcatattttttttttactccgTGTAATTGTTGTTTGAAACAAAACCTTGTTTTGCAATTGCAGGACGGTAGATGGCCCTTCAAGGATAGCTAAAGTGCGTTTTCCTTCACCAATTGAGGCAATGAATGCAGTACTCAAGAAGAATGGGTCCTTTTGTCTGAATGGTCGAGTTGCAGCTCAACTTATCCAGTGAAACAATTTTGATTGCTGATAACAATGCAACAATTTTCAACAATGAGTTGCTACAACCTTTGATTTTTAAGTTCATTGCTTCACTCAGAGGCTTCAAActttgatgtttgccttgtcgATGAAGCTTGTCTTTCAAAAGCACTCAAGTTATGTTTAGTTAATCGCTTCATGTTCATTCCCCGCCTTTTGGGTTTATAGATTTTAGACGGTGTTTCCATTCATAATAGTATTTGCTAACTTACTACATATAACAAAACTATGTATCCTTGAGTTTAATTTACTTTTGTTGCAcaatttgggatttttttttcatACTTTTATGTATCCTCACTATGAAAATAACATAAttgtatgtcaaaaaaaaagagttaaaTATATAATTTCCTGCATAGTAATTGTGATTAACTTTTTCTTTCTAattagattttatttctttgtaaTTATACATTTTTATTTTGGTATTTTACACAGTATAAAATCATTCCAGACATACAATCAAGAACCAGGACAACTAAACCTTTTCTTTTGAGAGAATTTCAATCAAAGTTTTATAAGATTGGCACAAAATTACTCTGTGGTTGAGAAGAAGTAACTGTACAAAAAGTATTTGCTACACCAGTTCGAACTTCTTCTCAACGTGATATAATGAGGAATATTACAAGAAACTATTTCATTTACATGAAACTATATTGACTGATTCCTTTACAATAGTACAGAAGATTATCGGCCTGACATATGAGTAATTGAGACATAATTACTGGAAGGCGAAGCTGAACTCTGTTGGCCGCGTGACTGAGTCGACTCAGTGTCGGATGAAACCAACCTTCTGGTAAAGCCGGGTTGCTTAGGACTCGGAAGATCTACAATATCACTCACTATCATTGACAATAGTGTTGAAGTGTTGGGTCTATCTCCGGGAAATTCTTGTACACATAATAGTCCCACATGAATGCACCTCAAAATCTCTGGTGAAAAGACTGCATCAGTGATTAATGGATCAATTACAGACTTAAGGGCATCTTCATTCCATAGTTTCCACACCTGATAATCATGTACAACAGAACATCAGAAAAAATGGAAAGCTAGAAGTCTAACAATTTAGgtcctgttctttttggcttaattgcagtttcaggacttatttgacaattcagttcagttaagttcagatcaaaagaacagggccttagtaTCCTTGTATTTCTGAAGCATGTAATAGTTATGGTTTTGAGACTTACATATCCTAGAAGGGTCAGTGATTGCTCATCCAACCAAAAGCTGTTGTTCTTTTTACCAGTCATTATCTCCAGCAGCAACACACCAAAGCTGTACACGTCTGATTTTTCGGAGAAGTGGCCTTCCATTGCATATTCAGGAGACATATACCCACTACAGAATGGAAACACAAAACATTTTCAGTAAGAAAAACACCATCATCTTAAATTCCtgaaaattttagaaaaatagaATGGAATTTGGCGTGCTTACTATGTTCCAACTACCCTTCTAGTGTTATCTTGATCCTGTTTTTGACTGAAGATACGTGCCATCCCAAAGTCTGAAATTTTAGGGATAAGATCTTCATCCAACAAAATGTTGCTTGCTTTTAGATCTCTGTGAATAATCCTTAACCTAGAATCTCTATGAAGATAAACAAGACCTCTACTTATTCCTTCAATGATGGTGAATCGTCTCTCCCAGTTCAGAAGCTCTCGCTTGTCAGGGTCTGAATATTGTTTAACAAAGAAATGAGTATTTCACGAGATGTGCCAAACATGGAGCAAGACTCATGAAAGTGTAGCAAAGTACATACCAAACAGGAAGAAGTCCAAGCTCTTATTAGGCATGTACTCGTAAATCAGCATTTTTTCATTGTTTTCTACACAACCACCTAAAAGTTTCACAAGATTCCTGTGCTGAAGTTTAGAGATGACCAATATTTCATTCATGAACTCTTCTAAGCCTTGTCCTGAAGCAGCAGAAAGTCTTTTCACCGCGATTTGTACTCCATCTTCCAAAGTCCCCtggaatcacataatatacatATAACTTCTGTCAATAAgaacaaaattaattttaacatTTGAAAACAATCATAATTTTACCTTGTACACAGGACCAAAACCACCTTGTCCAAGTTTGTTGCTATCTTGAAAGTCATTTGTGGCCATTGCAAGCCTTTTGAATTCAAACAATGGTAACTCTTCAAGTTGATTTTGGTACCCATTCCCATCATTCTTGAAATTATCTAGCtgttctttcttcttccttcgAACTTTTTATTCCAATGCATATGTTCAATAGTACATGAAATCAGAACGAAGAAATCACATTTGTTTTTACTGAAAGATTATAAATACCTTGATTTAATTACCTTTTCTTTGAGACATTAATCTCCATAGACCATATATTGAAGCAGCAACTCCAATTGTGCCTATAATAGCTGTCACCATTACAATAACCATTTGCCTGTTACCGGTACCTGCAGACAGTAAGAAACACACATCTGTAACCTGAAAAAAAATCAGTAAATTATCAGGGAAAGAAACGGTAACAGGATGAGGCGAATTTACCTAGCTCTGAATGTGGAAGACGAAGAAAAAGATCCAACCCACCACTAGGAAACTCCTGAATATCAATCAAGTCTTTACTCCAGTACATACACCCAGCACCAGCATCATAAGCATAAGCTAAACAAGAACAGTTATTTAAGCATTGACTTCTGCAATCAACCTGGTTTAATCCCACTGACCACTCTGTAAGGTCTGGCACTTTGACATTCCTTAGCTGTACAAATCCATCTTCTTTACTACCTTGAATACCACATTGTAACATCACCCTTCGAACACACCCAGAAGACCAGTTTCCTCTCCTCCATTCCTCTGGATTTCTCGGTATAAACCCTTTTAAACATTTACAAACAGGTGAGTTTGAAGGGTTACAGGTTCCAAATGTTCCACAGTAACCATACATGTCACATTCTGTTACTGGTGCACCCCAAACATACTGCCATTTACTTCCATCCCACCATTTCTCACTTATTGTTCCATCATAGCTGAAAGAGTAGTGTGAATAGGCAAGAGTACTTGCACCAGCATACACTAAGTCAACCGTCCCATCTCTGTCATTTTGGCGAATATAGGTGTTAGCATAGTTTCTAGCTTCATCTGTATACACTAATCCTAGAAATATATTACCATTCCATGGACCACTACGCCAATGTGGGCGATCACCATCCCAGATAACTACTTGAGAATGAGTAAAAGAGTCTGTTCCTAATGAAAATCTCCCATATGATGTGTCAGAAGGTCCCTTCCATGACTGTAAAGCATTCTTTATGTTTGAATTTGTAatggttagtattgtgtttggCATGAGTGAATCTGTAGGGTGATCAATGCTTTGCCAAATCATTGTCTCGTTGTATGTTAACAGAACAAGATTTCCAGAATCCAGAAGTTGTGCTGATACAGAAGAGGTGGCATTATTAGACATATTTGATGACCAAAGAATGTCATTTCTGCCATTCAAGACTTGCAGATTTCCATCTGAAGATACTTTCATTAAACCAGAGGAATCTTTTAGGGGGTTGTTCCTGTTTGCTACCCAGAAAACATCTTTTGTAGGTACCTTATTAAACCAGATCCCAATATACCGGTTTGTGCTATTCGTGGGGCTGAAGAATCCCAGCTTGAATTCACCATTGTTTGAGATTATAGATTCATCATCTTCAAGGAATATTGATGCTGTGATGTTGTTTATGGCAATGCAAATTGTACTCAAGTAGCAGCACAGGAAAAATAGAAGATATGCAGAAGTCATAGACTAAAGCTTGATTTGATCCTGTAAAATTCAACTACCAAAATTTAGATAAATATCCAAAACCACAGCTATTAAATTAAAGATCAATCCAAAACAAATATACCTAATAACTACACAAACTTAAACTAGATATTATAATACTATCCAATCCGAGGTGTATGTCAACCAGTTTAGTTGATACACATCGTATAAAACACTCAGATTAATACTTGGTATGAAACTTTAGGCAGTTTACAATACAAGATGTTACCCATTACTAATACGAATCACTGCACTTTGTGACTCTCTAATCTCTATGCATGTGATACAGAAGTACAGAACACCTGTAGTATTACAATCAGAAGTTTGTAAAAGTAGTAAGAACTAAGTTGACTATATATGTACCAAAATTCAAACCAACATGATTTGAAATGAAGCATATATAGCTTTATCAAACCACGTACAAAAGTGACTTATGGTCCCAAACAACGATTACCTCAAAAAAGAAGTAAAGATTACTGTTAAAAACGCGATAAATGAGAGAGAATTAGAGCATACCAGTATAACACAGCGTAGTAGGTGTATGGTACTACGTTGTGATGGTGGAAAACGAACAGGAAACTCTGAATTTCCACAAGTACGTTTTAATTAGAAATGAATAAAGTGATTAGAAAACTACATTTCCTTGTTTTTATACGTACGCTCGTACGTGCAACCTGCTCGTTTGTATTATTGCAAGGAAGATTACAAGTTAATTCAATACGTACGGATGGGAGCTGTTACACTTACCCCATAGCAGGTACAGTCAACTGTCAACATACCCTGggtaccaattgaggttggcatgagtgattaagggcctcttgctccttaaccaaggtctcgggttcgagtctTGGGAAtgaaaaaaatctcaactgggggAATGCTGCCCATCAACGTACCCATGCAAATTCATTAGTCCACTCGCTGAAGGCGAtaggaactcctcgtagtagaaacaaaaaaaacataccCTGCAATGGGTACATTGCGATTTCTAACCCTTGGTTGAGCGGGACTTTCCTTCACCAATATTATTCCGCCCAaacttttaataattaaaaaataatgctGATTTCCTAATCTCCATTTCAAGTTTTCAACGGTAGCATTACAACGATATCAGCTTGCTTTCCAACGTAGGTATAAGGTAATTTCCTTTATCATCTTCTTTATGACTTTTTTATACTTGTTACTCATATAATCTATGGATAATTTGATCGATGAAAGCGGTTGTTTATTTTCTATTCAGATAATTTCCTTTAATTTTCATTACATAGTAAACGGCTGTTTAATCTGTGTTGTTAAAATTTATTTCGATTATATAAGAAAGCTTTACCTGGATACCATGGCGGAATGGCGCCATGGTGGATAAAACAATGTGTTTCATTCATTGATTTATCGTAAAACTGCATGttgtatttaaaataattagttgttATAATGTATTACtatcttatttaaataaaaacaattaTTATTGATATCGGATAATGAAATACTTACCCAACATTTTGTATGTTCACCTAAAAACCTTGTATGTAGTTCCATACTTAATTAAAATATGTTGTATTGTATATAATTTTTGGTATTGTTTTATTCATTTCCCCAAATTAATCATTAATGGTTTCAATCGAACTTAATGTTACTGCATCTGAAGTAGTAGAAGGGAGTGAATTAGATGTTATCAACTCCAATGTCCCCCTAATTGAAGGGATGTGTTTTGATTCCGAATTTGAATTTACCGAATTTTGTCATCGGTATGCTTTTAAGGAAGGGTTTGAGATGTAATGTTGAAAACCACGACTAACAATGACAATGCCAAGTACTATATTGCAAGCACTAGCAACCAACCAATGGCTACGGATGATGTCAACCACTACATTGCAGGCAGTAGCAACACACAACTATTGCATTTGATGATGCAGGCAtcgataaaggtcgcaacatgcgacctttaagccgtgtcacaatggtgacatgacatgcttatgtgtcatgatttaaattggaatctaaaatatttaacttatatatcctattatacatgtttaaaattaacgtaggaaaatcttaatattctaatttgtttttttctttatatcaattaccttatttacatattttcatagtaaatttTTTGCatttgatagtaaaaatattatgatgactcaCAGCCTACGTGACGCCTaaatgtaccaattaaactccgacacgtaagattgcgacaactaaatattgtcgcaactaattattgttattaataaataattatgattattgtagttattatttattattatgagtattgttataaatattaacattatattaatttttaattattaattattagttattagttattagttattaattattaattattagttaccAATCCGGGGAGAACGGTCTGTACCGGAACCGCCTTTCCAGGACTGTTAGCGTCCCAAAGATAAGCCCAAACGTCGTGAAGATGCGCAAGGGCGTGAGCCGAGAACTAGTGACTCTCTAGCTTCGATTGCCGAGGGTTACTCTTTATAAAATCGTGTGGTGGACAACGGACGAGAATCTCGTTGTCGTCCGTCTTATAGCCAAGCACCTCGGAATCAACAACAACTTCACCTTGCTCTGCATAAGAGGAAAATAAAAGATTAGATCCAAAAGCACTAAAAAGAGGGAGGCAAACACCCCAGCCGAAGCACGATCTCAGCGCAAAAAATCTCACCCCTGTCATAGATCCTACTGAGACCGGCAGCAGCGAGGATGACCTCCTGGGTGATGTAATGCAGGTTCTGAAGCCAATACTCAGGCTCCCTAGATGTTCTCGCTCGAACCATTCCAGCAGAACAACGTGGTCCGTGTTTTCTGGATCGACAGATCCAACCCTCGACATCGTCGGATCCACCCTCACGAACCATTTTGGAGGCGAGTAGTAGTAAGAGTGCTTCGGATCAACAGGCACCCGAACTAAGAGCAAGTGCGTTTTCCACTCATGAACCGAGGATACATAGGGGAACACGTTCAGATAATTTCTCTTGCCTTTCCGAGACCTTTTGTTAgtaatggtccaccaaccatgaGCATCGTTCGAATTCCTCACGAGCTCATGCATCTCCTGGAAGACCTCAATAGAAGGTGGATAACTGAGGTAGTCACACATCCAACGGTACCTGATAATGTGACGCATAGACTTCGACGTCAACTGAGCCAACGAGATGTTGTACTCATTCAGTAAACGAGCAATAAACGGATCCAGAGGGAACCGAAGCCCGTAGTCAAAGTGATGAAGATATACGGCAATAAAGCCAGGAGGAGGGCGAGTTCCCTCACATGCTTCTGCACCGGAAGCTCGCATCAATAACATAGGGCATACTGACAGTGGCGGAACCAGAAATTGAAGTTTGGGGGGGCCAAGGGTTCACATACGATCGAATATATTATCTTTGTCTCAAAAATAATACGAATGATAAATTTTATTGCACATAATATTTCAAAGGTTGAAGTAATATTCCTTTGATTTTCTTAAGTTTTATTCAAAGCAGTAGAATATAAATTAAGGATATTCACTGATAAGATAATAGAGATAGAAATTAacagatttataaaatattatagaGTTCCACAATATAGAGAAACACACAAAATTGTTGTAAATATTTTAAACACATTGTACAtttaagtactccgtataacatATTTGTGAATTTTAGATAAGAGGTATTGAATTTATGAACTTTTACCCAATAAATTGAACTAAGATGTACGGTAATTTTCATAAACCCTGTAATACGGTTGTATAAATAAGGTAGTAGCACGTACTATTGTAACccctcaaaaataaaaaagtacaagtgaaagaaaaaaataaaaaggattaaaaaaggaaaagagtGTGCTGTGGGCTCGAACCCGGGCGCATCATAACATCAACACACATTCAAACCAATTGAGCTACTCATAACATGTAGTCTTCAAATGCGTATTTTATATTTATCTAAACCATAGGGGGGGCCATGGCCCCCGCCAGCCCCCCCTTGGTTCCGCCCCTGCATACTGAATACCATAAAGGTCCTCGGCCAAGCGATGATAGTGCCCTTTCCTCGCTTCCACCAACCAGTTCACATCAACTTCCGTACCATCAGGACCAGCAATATCGGTTTTATCATTGAAAAGAGGCGTAAGTCTCCCCAAAGGATCCGCCTCCTCCCAACGCCTCGGAAAGAGAGGACGAACGGGAAAGCGACCAGTAATTCCGACCCCTCGACTCGACTCAGCACGAGCTTCACCACCCGAGCGCTCCTTAGCTTTAACCTCGGGAGAAGCTTCCCTCGGCCTCTCCAAAGAGGCCCTATTTTCATCTACTTCACTAGAAGAAGATACTACACCAGAATTCTTTTTCCACCGTCCCCCAGCCATGGCGAAACTCCAAATCTAGAGTGCCGAAGAGAAAAGAACAAGGTAACGAGAAAAAGTAAGAGAAAACTGCAAACAAATTACCTTCCCCGAAGCGGAAGTCGCCGACAAATCAAACAGAGTAAGGTCCCGAAGTAGATTCCCGGTGAATTTGCAAAGATATTAAGGAAACTCGCAAGGAAACCACCGGAATTCTATGGAAGCTTTGAGAGATTTTAGCGAATAAAGTTTGAAACGGTGGATTAGGTCtggtatttataggccatgatTCGAAAAACCGCCCAACTTCTACTTTATTCCAATCCACTCGATCAAAGACACATCCGAGGAGTTCTTCGACACCTGTCTCACAATACACGGATTCAAACGttccttttttaaaaaagagaTGGAGCTTTTGGACTTCTCATACTTGGAAACCCACctatttaattctaaatggaccgggtctggggggcatgttgtttgggctcctaATTGGATACCAATTGGGTCAgcagtccaaagcccaatggctctaccCAACAACATCAAAGCCAATAAACCCCTTATTTGGCTAGTCAACCACcaacaaggcccaaggcccaacggtaataaatgacctatggggcatttactacacaaacactataaataagccgccaaagctcacacctcaaggtacgtccaatttattgccttaagactactctctagtGAACTCACTCtagatccgagcatcgttcttacttacgcatcggaggggctttcctcgaaaacacccccgaggctaatAACTTGTCAATTGTGCAGGTAAATTCGGACacaactcattcaagcaagcaagatcttccaCATCAACGAAAAGGGGCTTCATACGAAACCCAttgtttcaacaccggaacatttACAAATATGACATATTCTATCGCCCTTGTCTCACACTCCCACCACCACCATTGTCagcaaccaaatgaagaaattcGAGTTATCCATTGACTTTATTATGGAATCAGTTCCATATATGGTCATTGTATTGACTTAATTTGACTCCGATTCGTTAATATCTTACTATAGATTACAATTTTACTCATGCTCTAAGTTCTCTTACCATCTTCCTCCTCAGTCCTCACCGGTAagagttcattagatgaaaAAGAATAGCAATTAATGATCGGAATGGAAGTAGgtaatgtaatacctcgtat
This sequence is a window from Spinacia oleracea cultivar Varoflay chromosome 1, BTI_SOV_V1, whole genome shotgun sequence. Protein-coding genes within it:
- the LOC110786702 gene encoding uncharacterized protein, with the translated sequence MNLSRGAQKLNQLLQSTNARSIQTLSPFLRDSLRHFSTGTEHQVQPQPPQSSTQHAPSLQPPSSGLVYGRLLGISSNTLKTDIINLFEGCKLTLDDIKVDYDRAYNPMAMLVQFSSMSHFGSAIRELTRKSRPFRLEKVVDHQKWDSVTPHNGRYVLFTGIPRNALLEDVERFLCGCNYEASSLDLFFTRTVDGPSRIAKVRFPSPIEAMNAVLKKNGSFCLNGRVAAQLIQ
- the LOC110786703 gene encoding uncharacterized protein; its protein translation is MTSVHLLFFLCCYLSTICIAINNITTSIFLEDDESIISNNGEFKLGFFSPTNSTNRYIGIWFNKVPTKDVFWVANRNKPLNDSSGVMKISADGNLQVLNGRNNILWSSNMSNNASSAQLLDSGNLVLLTYNRTMIWQSIDHPTDSLMPNTKLTITNSNMKNALQPWKGPSDPSYGRFSVGTDSFTHSQVVIWDGDRPHWRSGPWNGNIFLGLVYTDEARNYANTYIRQNDRDVTVDFVYTGASTLAYSHYSFSYDGTISEKWWDGSKWQYVWGAPVTECDMYGYCGSFGTCNPSNSPVCRCLKGFIPRNPEEWRRGNWSSGCVRRVMLQCAIQGSKEDGFLQLRNVKVPDRTEWSVGLNQVDCRSQCLNNCSCLAYAYDAGAGCMYWSKDLIDIQEFPSGGLELYLRLPHSELGTGNRQKVIIVVTAIIGTIGVAASIYVLWRLMSQRKVRRKKKEQHENFKNDGNGYQNQLEELPLFEFKRLAMATNDFQDSNKLGQGGFGPVYKGTLEDGVQIAVKRLSAASGQGLEELMNEILVISKLQHRNLVKLLGGCVENNEKMLIYEYMPNKSLDFFLFDPDKRELLNWEKRFTIIEGISRGLVYLHRDSRLRIIHRDLKASNILLDEDLIPKISDFGMARIFSQKQDQDNTRRVVGTYGYMSPEYAMEGHFSEKSDVYSFGVLLLEIMTGKKNNSFWLDEQSLTLLGYVWKLWNEDALKSVIDPLITEPDFSPEILRCIHVGLLCVQEFPGDRPNTSTLLSMIVSDIVDLPSPKQPGFTRRLVSSDTESTQSRGQQSSASSNYVSITHLSGRIWSFAMAGGRWKKNSGVVSSSSEVDENRASLERPREASPEVKAKERSGGEARAESSRGVGITGRFPVRPLFPRRWEEADPLGRLTPLFNDKTDIAGPDGTEVDVNWLVEARKGHYHRLAEDLYEACEGTRPPPGFIAVYLHHFDYGLRFPLDPFIARLLNEYNISLAQLTSKSMRHIIRYRWMCDYLSYPPSIEVFQEMHELVRNSNDAHGWWTITNKRSRKGKRNYLNVFPYVSSVHEWKTHLLLVRVPVDPKHSYYYSPPKWFVRVDPTMSRVGSVDPENTDHVVLLEWFEREHLGSLKQGEVVVDSEVLGYKTDDNEILVRCPPHDFIKSVLYFCITCIEIRESQSASMTSAYLLFFLCCYLSTICIAINNITASIFLEDDESIISNNGEFKLGFFSPTNSTNRYIGIWFNKVPTKDVFWVANRNNPLKDSSGLMKVSSDGNLQVLNGRNDILWSSNMSNNATSSVSAQLLDSGNLVLLTYNETMIWQSIDHPTDSLMPNTILTITNSNIKNALQSWKGPSDTSYGRFSLGTDSFTHSQVVIWDGDRPHWRSGPWNGNIFLGLVYTDEARNYANTYIRQNDRDGTVDLVYAGASTLAYSHYSFSYDGTISEKWWDGSKWQYVWGAPVTECDMYGYCGTFGTCNPSNSPVCKCLKGFIPRNPEEWRRGNWSSGCVRRVMLQCGIQGSKEDGFVQLRNVKVPDLTEWSVGLNQVDCRSQCLNNCSCLAYAYDAGAGCMYWSKDLIDIQEFPSGGLDLFLRLPHSELGTGNRQMVIVMVTAIIGTIGVAASIYGLWRLMSQRKVRRKKKEQLDNFKNDGNGYQNQLEELPLFEFKRLAMATNDFQDSNKLGQGGFGPVYKGTLEDGVQIAVKRLSAASGQGLEEFMNEILVISKLQHRNLVKLLGGCVENNEKMLIYEYMPNKSLDFFLFDPDKRELLNWERRFTIIEGISRGLVYLHRDSRLRIIHRDLKASNILLDEDLIPKISDFGMARIFSQKQDQDNTRRVVGTYGYMSPEYAMEGHFSEKSDVYSFGVLLLEIMTGKKNNSFWLDEQSLTLLGYVWKLWNEDALKSVIDPLITDAVFSPEILRCIHVGLLCVQEFPGDRPNTSTLLSMIVSDIVDLPSPKQPGFTRRLVSSDTESTQSRGQQSSASPSSNYVSITHMSGR